From Rhodococcus sp. B7740, one genomic window encodes:
- a CDS encoding branched-chain amino acid ABC transporter permease produces MTAATSTAEKTGKRGLAGIDPGIPVAAAIVVIMAVIYLVGGKDQGLVTQSVVSGLLLGGVYALISVGLTLIFGVLGIVNFAQGAMLTMAMYIVYALSTAGLPVYVATLLAVPVMFLFGMVVQATLLTKLTISGSHDGPLLVTLGLSLLIINVLLMIFGGRPQSVQAPIDGSLDVLGAVASWPRVVAFIGAALVAVALSAVLKRTPLGLSIRAVASNSEGAKLVGVDIGRVYALTFGIGAACVAVAGGLMTPFTSLTPSVGEQFTILAFVIVVLGGLGSVVGAMVGGLVIGLVQTVGALYLPGTGSLILVFAVFVLVLFLKPEGLYGARR; encoded by the coding sequence GTGACGGCGGCTACCTCGACTGCGGAGAAGACGGGTAAGCGAGGTCTGGCCGGGATCGACCCCGGCATCCCGGTCGCAGCAGCGATCGTCGTCATCATGGCGGTGATCTACCTCGTCGGTGGTAAAGATCAGGGCTTGGTCACGCAGTCGGTCGTCTCCGGGCTTCTGCTCGGCGGCGTGTACGCACTGATCTCGGTCGGACTGACGCTCATCTTCGGCGTTCTCGGCATCGTGAACTTCGCTCAGGGCGCGATGCTGACGATGGCGATGTACATCGTGTACGCGCTGTCCACTGCCGGGTTGCCGGTCTACGTCGCGACACTGCTGGCAGTTCCGGTGATGTTCCTGTTCGGCATGGTCGTTCAGGCAACTCTGCTGACGAAGCTGACCATCAGTGGCAGCCACGACGGACCTTTGCTCGTCACCCTCGGCCTGTCTCTGCTCATCATCAACGTGCTGCTGATGATCTTCGGCGGGCGACCACAATCGGTCCAGGCACCGATCGACGGTTCCCTCGACGTTCTCGGTGCGGTGGCGTCGTGGCCGCGCGTGGTGGCGTTCATCGGTGCCGCTCTGGTCGCCGTCGCGCTCAGCGCGGTGCTGAAGCGGACGCCGCTCGGATTGTCCATTCGCGCAGTCGCATCCAACTCCGAAGGCGCGAAACTCGTGGGCGTCGACATCGGCAGGGTCTATGCGCTCACCTTCGGTATCGGTGCCGCGTGCGTCGCCGTCGCCGGCGGGTTGATGACACCGTTCACCAGTCTCACGCCGTCGGTCGGAGAACAGTTCACCATCCTGGCGTTCGTCATCGTGGTTCTCGGTGGACTCGGAAGTGTCGTGGGAGCGATGGTCGGTGGCCTCGTCATCGGCCTCGTGCAGACCGTCGGTGCGCTGTATCTACCGGGAACAGGCTCGCTGATCCTCGTCTTCGCGGTGTTCGTCCTCGTCCTGTTTCTCAAGCCCGAAGGATTGTACGGAGCTCGCCGATGA
- a CDS encoding ABC transporter substrate-binding protein gives MKKLVGVLTAVAVVGAAACGSSTGSDDSGPIKIGSVHPTTGALAGVGGLMNDGAALAVADINAAGGISSLDGRQLELVSGDSQGKAEVGQSEAQRLIDDGAVSLIGTYQSDVTQNVASVAERSRIPLVIDVAVDDKILDQGYQYSFRMQPNASSMGTDGAKALAAIEEQTGQAIDRVSYLHIEGSFGDSVFNAFEAEAANQGISSVQEITYPATNFSDATTQVREAAVSNPDVIVATGYYPDGLLIARAVEQLNLNVKGVYGIANGAFDDSSFPGDAGAAGDGVLSANYHFDATSDRVTDIRTRFEAQYGRPMETAAMLSYQAVEVIAAGLNDGASSDPEDLREAISGVSIDDPLLAFSGPIEFDETGQNKNATVIVMQVRDGAIAQVFPEEFATDAIEFPVGSGQ, from the coding sequence ATGAAGAAGCTCGTAGGTGTGCTGACGGCCGTTGCCGTCGTGGGTGCTGCAGCGTGTGGTTCGTCCACCGGTTCGGACGACTCCGGCCCCATCAAGATCGGATCGGTTCATCCCACCACCGGAGCGCTGGCAGGTGTGGGCGGTCTGATGAACGACGGTGCTGCACTGGCGGTGGCCGATATCAATGCAGCAGGCGGCATTTCGTCCCTCGACGGTCGGCAACTGGAGTTGGTATCGGGTGACAGCCAGGGCAAAGCAGAGGTCGGACAGAGCGAGGCGCAGCGACTGATCGACGACGGCGCGGTGTCGCTCATCGGCACGTACCAGAGCGATGTCACGCAGAATGTCGCCTCTGTCGCCGAACGATCGCGGATACCGCTCGTGATCGACGTGGCGGTGGACGACAAGATCCTGGACCAGGGGTACCAGTACTCCTTCCGCATGCAGCCGAACGCCTCCAGCATGGGAACCGACGGTGCAAAGGCGCTCGCCGCGATCGAAGAGCAGACCGGTCAGGCCATCGATCGAGTCTCCTACCTGCACATCGAAGGATCGTTCGGCGACAGTGTCTTCAACGCATTCGAGGCCGAGGCTGCGAACCAGGGAATCTCGTCGGTGCAGGAAATCACCTATCCCGCAACGAATTTCTCCGACGCCACCACACAGGTGCGTGAGGCTGCAGTATCCAACCCCGACGTCATAGTCGCCACCGGCTACTACCCGGACGGTCTGTTGATCGCCCGCGCCGTCGAGCAGCTGAATCTGAACGTCAAGGGTGTCTACGGAATTGCCAACGGCGCTTTCGACGACAGCTCTTTTCCCGGCGACGCAGGCGCGGCCGGCGACGGTGTGTTGAGCGCCAACTACCACTTCGACGCCACCAGCGACCGCGTCACCGACATTCGTACGCGGTTCGAGGCCCAGTACGGACGCCCGATGGAGACGGCAGCGATGCTGTCCTACCAGGCGGTCGAGGTCATCGCGGCGGGTCTGAACGACGGAGCCTCCAGTGACCCGGAAGATCTGCGCGAGGCGATTTCCGGCGTCTCGATCGACGACCCGCTCCTCGCGTTCAGCGGACCGATCGAATTCGACGAGACCGGGCAGAACAAGAACGCAACCGTCATTGTCATGCAGGTCCGCGACGGTGCAATCGCACAGGTCTTTCCCGAGGAGTTCGCGACGGACGCAATCGAATTCCCCGTGGGATCCGGCCAGTGA
- a CDS encoding branched-chain amino acid ABC transporter permease: protein MTTTTTTSAPTPVQHDPRLKDTWLRRQLITLAIGFVVVAALPLMLGEQAQTVAVRTLIFAVMAVAWNIMSGFGGMFSFGHAAFFGIGAYTGAYLLVERGVSPWVSMILAAIISAVVGTLIAYLCLRYRLAGSYFALATFAFAQMFLLLVQNLEVFNKTEGFNVPILPRDSWWMLQFEKGSPNYVWIPLVILALAVLGTIFYTRSRAGQFVQATRDDETAAASLGIDTMKYRLIAVAASCALTAVAGVYYTQYYFFVGPEQAFGSAVSVEAIVPAVIGGIGTIWGPVIGAAVIGPLSELINELLRNPPAFLEFLQGTIGLDVAAYSVILIAIVIFLPKGIFGTIRERWNR from the coding sequence ATGACAACGACAACGACAACAAGCGCACCCACTCCGGTGCAGCACGATCCACGGTTGAAGGACACCTGGCTCCGACGCCAATTGATCACGCTCGCCATCGGTTTCGTCGTGGTTGCGGCATTGCCGCTGATGCTCGGTGAGCAGGCACAGACCGTTGCCGTTCGCACGCTGATCTTCGCCGTGATGGCCGTGGCGTGGAACATCATGAGCGGGTTCGGTGGCATGTTCAGTTTCGGCCACGCCGCCTTCTTCGGAATCGGTGCCTATACCGGTGCGTATCTCTTGGTCGAACGCGGCGTCTCGCCGTGGGTCTCGATGATCCTCGCGGCGATCATCTCGGCGGTGGTGGGAACGCTCATCGCCTACCTGTGTCTGCGCTACCGACTGGCCGGGTCCTACTTCGCATTGGCCACATTCGCCTTCGCGCAGATGTTCCTGCTGCTGGTGCAGAACCTCGAAGTCTTCAACAAGACCGAGGGATTCAACGTGCCGATCCTGCCACGGGATTCGTGGTGGATGCTGCAGTTCGAGAAGGGCAGCCCCAACTACGTCTGGATTCCACTCGTCATTCTGGCCCTCGCCGTTCTCGGCACGATCTTCTACACCCGTTCGCGGGCCGGGCAGTTCGTCCAAGCCACCCGCGACGACGAAACCGCCGCAGCGTCACTCGGTATCGACACGATGAAGTACCGGTTGATCGCCGTAGCGGCGAGTTGTGCGCTGACCGCCGTCGCAGGTGTCTATTACACGCAGTACTACTTCTTCGTCGGACCGGAGCAGGCCTTCGGTTCGGCGGTCTCCGTCGAAGCGATCGTTCCGGCCGTCATCGGTGGCATCGGCACGATCTGGGGACCGGTCATCGGTGCTGCCGTGATCGGGCCGCTGTCCGAGTTGATCAACGAACTGCTGCGAAACCCACCCGCCTTCCTCGAATTCCTGCAGGGAACAATCGGATTGGACGTTGCCGCGTACTCGGTGATTCTGATCGCGATCGTGATCTTCCTACCCAAGGGAATCTTCGGCACGATCCGTGAGAGGTGGAACCGATGA
- a CDS encoding IclR family transcriptional regulator, with the protein MVSRPVLETSTGTESADRVADVLIAFAQSDRALGVSEIARTLGLSKAVVHRILQSLASRSIVQPVAGESTYSLGPAAIGLGTKAWSQLDVRSIAAPVLRALRANTRETATLSVLVGHRRVYLDQYESPQEVKMVVEIGPQYALHSGASSRAILAFLPDRFAEEAFQELRSTTPDADETRFRARLDDIRTNGYATSTNERNTGAASIAAPFFDAAGHVLGSVSSSGPAFRYSSSADDEHIVHAGQVVAAARSITTILEARAAR; encoded by the coding sequence ATGGTCAGCAGGCCAGTACTGGAGACATCGACCGGCACCGAGTCGGCCGATCGTGTCGCCGACGTGCTCATCGCATTCGCCCAATCCGATCGCGCACTCGGCGTATCGGAAATCGCTCGAACGCTTGGGCTGAGCAAGGCTGTGGTGCACCGCATTCTGCAATCGCTCGCATCGCGGTCGATCGTGCAGCCCGTCGCGGGCGAGTCGACGTATTCCCTCGGTCCCGCCGCGATCGGACTCGGAACCAAGGCCTGGAGCCAACTCGACGTGCGGTCCATCGCCGCTCCGGTATTGCGTGCGCTCCGTGCGAACACACGTGAAACTGCCACGCTGTCGGTACTCGTCGGGCACCGCCGCGTCTATCTCGATCAGTACGAGAGCCCGCAGGAAGTGAAGATGGTCGTCGAAATCGGCCCGCAGTACGCATTGCACTCGGGAGCGTCGAGCCGAGCGATCCTGGCGTTCCTCCCCGACCGATTCGCGGAGGAAGCCTTCCAGGAACTCCGCAGCACCACCCCTGACGCCGACGAAACCCGCTTCCGCGCTCGCCTCGACGACATCCGCACCAACGGGTACGCGACCTCGACGAACGAGCGCAATACCGGTGCAGCATCGATCGCCGCTCCCTTCTTCGACGCCGCGGGCCACGTCCTCGGTTCGGTCAGCTCGTCCGGTCCGGCCTTTCGCTACTCCTCCTCAGCGGACGACGAGCACATCGTCCACGCCGGCCAGGTCGTCGCCGCGGCTCGATCGATCACCACCATCCTGGAAGCGCGAGCAGCCCGATGA
- a CDS encoding ABC transporter ATP-binding protein has product MSLLSIENLSKSFSGIHAVRDVSLDVPEHEFLGIIGPNGAGKTTLFSLLSGEQPPTTGRVIFDGTDITGWPASKIARAGLVRTFQLMRPFESMSVLENVTIAALSKRKSRRDARRHALDVLDRVQLSDQVGGKVSAMSTAGLKRLELARALAMEPRVVLLDEVLAGLVPAERAPMIELLRTVHQEGQTVLFVEHIMAAVMALSERLVVMHEGAVLTSGDPRTVVADDRVVEAYLGEEKTA; this is encoded by the coding sequence ATGAGCCTGTTGAGCATCGAGAACCTGAGCAAGTCGTTCTCGGGTATCCATGCGGTGCGCGATGTCAGCCTCGATGTGCCCGAGCACGAATTCCTCGGGATCATCGGCCCCAACGGGGCAGGTAAGACGACCTTGTTCTCCTTGTTGTCGGGTGAACAGCCACCGACCACGGGCCGAGTGATCTTCGACGGTACCGACATCACGGGTTGGCCGGCCAGCAAGATAGCGCGCGCCGGACTGGTCCGCACGTTCCAACTGATGCGCCCGTTCGAGTCGATGTCGGTGTTGGAGAACGTCACCATCGCCGCGTTGTCGAAGCGCAAGTCACGCAGGGATGCGCGGCGTCATGCCCTCGATGTTCTCGATCGTGTGCAGTTGTCCGATCAGGTCGGCGGCAAGGTCTCGGCCATGTCGACCGCGGGATTGAAGAGACTCGAACTCGCGCGCGCACTGGCCATGGAGCCGCGTGTCGTGCTCCTCGACGAGGTTCTCGCCGGGCTGGTCCCAGCCGAGCGTGCACCGATGATCGAACTGCTGCGCACAGTGCACCAGGAGGGCCAGACGGTGCTGTTCGTCGAGCACATCATGGCCGCGGTGATGGCCCTGTCCGAGCGCCTGGTGGTCATGCACGAAGGTGCCGTGCTCACCTCGGGTGACCCACGCACGGTGGTTGCCGACGACCGTGTCGTCGAGGCGTACCTCGGTGAGGAGAAAACAGCATGA